A region of Vigna radiata var. radiata cultivar VC1973A chromosome 6, Vradiata_ver6, whole genome shotgun sequence DNA encodes the following proteins:
- the LOC106764380 gene encoding triacylglycerol lipase 1 — MANTSLSPILVILFWGLTLATGRRLSPLTTTTATFSSSPTDGICSSMVKTQAYTCEEHLVTTQDGYILNMPRIKVGELRGPPVLLQHGLFMDGITWLLLPSKQSLAFLLADNGFDVWVANTRGTKYSRQHITLPTNSSDYWNWSWDELVAYDLPATFKYVHDLTGQKLHYVGHSQGTLIALAAFSQDQLLNMLRSAALLSPIAYVGQMTSPLAKNAAENFIAESLYNFGVFEFNMRGVSVIKFLKDLCNNTGIDCTNLLTSFTGPNCCLNPSIVNVFLDHEPQSTATKNMIHLSQMIREGTTSMFDYQNQDENIKHYGQPTPPAYDMTRIPNELPLFLSYGGADALSDVKDVQRLLEILKDHHPDKLVVQYRNDYAHADYVMGENAYRDVYEPLISFFRLQ, encoded by the exons ATGGCCAACACATCACTCTCACCAATCCTTGTGATTCTCTTCTGGGGTTTAACTCTTGCAACTGGAAGAAGACTCTCACCACTCACCACCACTACTGCAACATTCTCATCATCCCCCACTGATGGTATTTGCTCATCTATGGTCAAAACACAAGCCTATACTTGCGAAGAACATTTG GTGACAACACAAGATGGTTATATTCTTAACATGCCAAGAATTAAAGTGGGAGAATTAAGGGGGCCACCTGTTCTTCTACAGCATGGGCTTTTCATG GATGGCATAACATGGTTATTACTACCTTCAAAGCAGTCTCTTGCATTTCTTCTAGCGGATAATGGGTTTGATGTTTGGGTTGCTAACACACGTGGAACCAAGTATAGCCGGCAACATATAACTTTACCTACTAATAGCTCG GATTACTGGAATTGGTCATGGGATGAATTAGTTGCATATGATCTTCCAGCCACATTCAAGTATGTGCATGATCTAACTGGACAAAAACTGCACTATGTTGGTCACTCACAG GGAACTTTGATTGCGTTGGCTGCTTTTTCCCAAGACCAGTTACTGAACATGTTGAGATCTGCTGCCTTGCTTAGCCCAATTGCTTATGTTGGTCAGATGACTTCACCCCTTGCTAAAAATGCAGCTGAAAACTTCATTGCAGAG TCACTGTACAACTTTGGAGTCTTTGAATTTAATATGAGAGG GGTCTCTGTTATAAAGTTTCTTAAGGACTTGTGCAATAACACAGGCATTGATTGCACCAACTTGTTGACCTCTTTCACAG GCCCAAATTGCTGCCTTAACCCTTCCATTGTAAATGTTTTTTTGGATCACGAGCCTCAGTCAACAGCAACAAAGAACATGATCCATCTATCTCAGA TGATCAGAGAAGGAACCACTTCAATGTTTGATTACCAGAATCAAGATGAGAACATAAAACACTATGGACAGCCTACTCCTCCAGCATACGACATGACAAGAATTCCAAATGAGCTTCCTCTCTTCCTGAGTTATGGAGGCGCTGATGCTCTTTCTGATGTTAAGGATGTGCAACGTCTGCTAGAAATTCTTAAAGATCATCACCCAGATAAGCTTGTAGTGCAGTACAGAAATGATTATGCACATGCAGATTATGTTATGGGTGAAAATGCTTATCGAGATGTCTATGAACCTCTTATATCTTTCTTTAGGCTCCAGTGA